One Mercurialis annua linkage group LG3, ddMerAnnu1.2, whole genome shotgun sequence DNA window includes the following coding sequences:
- the LOC130015233 gene encoding uncharacterized protein LOC130015233, giving the protein MTTEFPEFLGIHFDVLHVLMVSPLRNLVLICMSGETLDREEGMGYDDQDMGTDEPSTEFVVVRPLRGNTPDVGETETSRPLPAEKGKKKKNAPEVGEKNDDRDIKASRCTRGYLRAVRETFGIPVEYELSLVPEGKRLNDVPPANTIMLTLEHLQSGIRFPLLEHYKELSRYFEVPLSQIHPNGVRHFSCFLKLCEKTGVVPSMRLFCCLYLMSLKDRNHFAYLRFRSERKAVPGGLVSGVIDSLRDFKEDYFQISHPSAFDGMGTSWVTKCYKPEKWFHIPGPLEDNDIAALRDDAPPGKKAQADDLCPKLAFDYWKSSAPGDGVNSLDLSKLAGKKRKRPASRSVAPAPAPVPRATEEPKSPAAKAPDAPGVPEEPLRGVDAVPLRVRLPEGIEVPVGAKPVGNIPFVNLDSTETVDGPARGPTNPQGATTEPAGQSSRAPPTRVPDLPDISSGSSTTAPGPQTITRASFAEWVSRHNDGRPATLHDLVIAGDVARVTTLPADREHYKSHQPENLWAVVSSFCLQASQMAYMADQNQSKVEIDLTLAKDLLLTEKKKAREAERRASEAEKKASEGAALVATLESQLKSSEDRRAEDLGVLEKLRAEVTQLENDRVLARDDFTKQLADLTTRNDLASKGLRETVADQKKQIDEITQRAEKAEAEVKEVTGREEKIYDDFRRILYVSEVQAGEYVRGRFGAELDVSDFVLDIEELGRRAKELPEDYDVPADIEDYLADDQGPSSDPPR; this is encoded by the exons ATGAC AACTGAGTTTCCAGAATTTCTGGGGATTCATTTCGATGTTCTTCACGTTCTTATGGTTTCACCCCTTAGGAATTTAGTCTTGAtct GCATGTCGGGTGAAACCTTAGATCGTGAAGAGGGGATGGGGTATGACGATCAAGACATGGGAACAGACGAACCATCTACGGAGTTTGTAGTCGTCCGCCCTCTCCGAGGTAACACCCCGGATGTAGGAGAGACAGAGACTTCCCGACCTCTACCAGCCGAGAagggaaaaaagaagaaaaatgctCCTGAGGTCGGCGAGAAAAATGACGACCGTGATATCAAAGCGTCACGATGCACCCGGGGTTATCTGAGAGCGGTCCGGGAAACGTTCGGTATTCCTGTAGAATACGAGCTCTCTCTGGTCCCGGAAGGAAAAAGGTTGAACGATGTTCCCCCGGCCAATACCATCATGCTGACACTGGAGCACTTGCAGTCCGGGATTCGGTTTCCACTGCTCGAGCATTACAAGGAGTTGAGCCGTTACTTCGAGGTGCCCTTGTCGCAGATTCACCCCAATGGGGTTCGACACTTCTCTTGCTTCTTGAAGCTCTGCGAGAAAACCGGGGTGGTGCCTAGCATGAGGTTGTTCTGCTGCCTGTACCTCATGTCCCTCAAAGACCGGAACCATTTTGCATACCTGCGGTTCCGAAGCGAAAGGAAGGCTGTTCCCGGGGGGTTGGTCTCTGGGGTGATTGATTCACTCCGGGATTTCAAAGAAGATTATTTTCAAATCTCCCATCCTTCGGCCTTTGATGGGATGGGTACCTCGTGGGTAACCAAATGCTACAAGCCGGAGAAGTGGTTCCACATCCCGGGACCTCTGGAGGATAACGACATCGCGGCCCTTCGGGATGATGCCCCCCCGGGGAAAAAAGCACAAGCTGATGACTTGTGCCCGAAGCTTGCTTTTGACTATTGGAAGAGTTCGGCGCCCGGTGATGGGG TGAACAGCCTAGATCTGAGTAAGCTAGCCGGGAAGAAAAGGAAGAGGCCGGCGAGCCGAAGTGTAGCCCCGGCTCCTGCTCCAGTTCCCCGAGCTACCGAGGAGCCAAAGTCACCTGCTGCCAAGGCACCTGATGCCCCGGGTGTCCCTGAAGAACCCCTACGGGGTGTTGATGCTGTCCCCCTCCGGGTTCGCTTACCGGAGGGGATCGAGGTGCCGGTGGGTGCCAAACCGGTCGGGAACATCCCGTTCGTGAACCTGGACTCTACCGAGACGGTGGATGGCCCAGCTCGGGGCCCAACCAATCCCCAAGGGGCGACTACCGAGCCTGCCGGCCAAAGTTCCAGGGCTCCGCCGACCCGAGTGCCTGATCTGCCGGACATCTCGTCGGGGTCGAGCACTACAGCCCCGGGTCCTCAGACCATCACTCGAGCCAGCTTTGCCGAGTGGGTCAGCAGGCACAACGATGGTCGACCAGCTACCCTGCATGACCTGGTCATTGCGGGCGACGTTGCTCGTGTGACCACTCTTCCTGCTGACCGAGAGCACTACAAGTCCCACCAGCCTGAGAATTTGTGGGCTGTGGTTTCCTCCTTTTGCCTCCAG GCCTCGCAGATGGCCTACATGGCCGATCAAAACCAGAGCAAGGTGGAGATCGACCTGACACTGGCCAAGGACCTTCTTCTGACCGAGAAGAAAAAGGCCCGGGAAGCTGAGAGGCGGGCTTCCGAAGCAGAGAAGAAAGCTTCTGAGGGGGCTGCCCTCGTTGCCACCTTGGAATCCCAGCTGAAGAGTTCGGAAGACCGCCGAGCTGAGGACCTCGGTGTGCTGGAGAAGCTGCGAGCTGAGGTGACTCAACTCGAGAATGACAGAGTCCTGGCCCGGGACGATTTCACCAAGCAGCTGGCCGACTTGACAACTCGGAACGATCTGGCTTCTAAGGGTCTTCGGGAGACCGTGGCCGACCAGAAGAAGCAGATCGATGAGATCACCCAGCGGGCTGAGAAAGCGGAGGCCGAGGTGAAGGAAGTCACAGGCCGGGAAGAGAAGATCTATGACGACTTCCGCCGCATCCTCTATGTCAGCGAGGTCCAGGCAGGTGAATATGTCCGAGGTCGATTCGGAGCCGAGCTGGATGTTTCCGACTTCGTTCTGGACATCGAGGAGTTGGGTCGGCGGGCCAAGGAGCTGCCTGAAGATTATGATGTGCCTGCCGACATCGAGGACTACCTTGCCGATGATCAGGGTCCGAGCTCCGACCCCCCTAGATAG